A single region of the Polyodon spathula isolate WHYD16114869_AA chromosome 12, ASM1765450v1, whole genome shotgun sequence genome encodes:
- the LOC121323763 gene encoding zinc finger protein 91-like, with the protein MNSGLETFHTNAQQCTSTSSEPFTDFAFDNGIKTEGEHRDTQNVKRSKMMHQCTVCLKLFKFASKLERHYLIHTGQKPFTCFVCGRAFRQPIHLKKHQETHTKDKDNIQHVEFMNGNESIDPLHCQTNNEDYESNVTHGNPLHLFPNVQELDQRQSEQLEVNSNIIPNDLHGVNWSSSNGIDTSDWSELERQATLKQILQEHQFNSSSERKIVSHNRRVHQCTVCQKCFNSPYKLQRHFLIHTGQKPFQCSDCGKSFRQLVHLKLHKRTHEEPSTSMHSFENVEFGNRNISTNCQQHPNDSKSNEFEDNSGMSLQSYKLQDQEFSTSEIPGISDSAFSDSYHVEGCAFSSSTNLEYKLTEKCLETENKSAHRSPKGRLNMKHQCTVCLKCFNSPSKLSRHSLIHTDQRPFNCQECGKTFRQLAHLKVHKETHRNNSTIGHSFQQGVVLDSDKIDNQEQSHDEHQPSVCEVNPAISSQPYNPLEHIPKCIYIPSKVEYSMHQRTPNSSSTNVDSLTESALAYKFKTERDHVGDDCIHARLNSASKNERHNCSVCFESFKFASELERHSLTHAGLKPFKGPECGIIFRKAALLKNQVKHTELGDFKYTFQKEEFENEGDYIDSTQNQDLKSPAKPDIECQEKQPDLLPERPSQSYSLEEHELEKIDELQLNIIIKPEDPGDCWQANNTDDVMEATTSEQCLTSKPIQQKLLFSPSSEKQSNKIRSKVYRCIVCLKCFASPYKLQRHFLIHTGQRPFNCFVCGKTFKQLDHLKLHQRTHARMETLQLEELKSGSDYLAHQQNSRESNCLESVVRSVLSFQVCDEDKPGQSSVRTASELDEHRRMNGFRTDEALECSEAKSYFSAEQMSQEDLLGTQTVKKHRLHPCSMCLKCFDCPSKLQRHYLTHTGQKPFRCFACGKEFRQAIHLKVHQRTHSKWRTFKSSFQQQKFFNASSVNGSELNHSNHKSSQGGFCPDTVSKSGALQDHNLKQLEKLTELDNFFEIEDDAQSNRRVYQCSKCLKCFSAPSQLERHYLIHTGQRPFECHICQRAFRQSSHLKAHYSTHKALNLTQDQNHTENKMSVDEGVSDIVSEAYIPQDLKVNQLEQLTEAIVSLESDRVQTNVSSESATIVSTDKKNSSAEQDSSQHCSSGDGKTVKRRIHRCCVCLKSFNCPSKLQRHYLSHTGQKPFECYDCGRKFRQLTHLKRHQLSHTSRRTLKSSLQQRQLWNASRVNSQAINQNEHDSQGDIISPPGALQDHNLKQSEITVSLKSDEPKIEEFVLSGTSKTSFGNEQRPIAHTPDNQEHVQSSKRVYQCSKCLKCFDAPSQLERHYLTHTGQRPFQCYICSKAFRQLSHLKTHQRTHSDVKLEQSLSRCEGADTASQLCIPEEQNQNQTEQVSEIRVPFELRDCCSSTNEISEYGRDSECLPAEQALYMHRSNSHAGENKPSKRKVHQCSLCPKSFNSPSKLERHFLIHTGLKPFKCYLCAKSFRQLCHLQNHQHTHTEWKFCSIQQIDFENKHSNNRKHQSEVKPSSGQMNSDALVYSTASLQTEEPKASEQQKSVSEPVELDTNQSSQWNDTFDEKGVLLNQTVEDNLATTTKSIENVQKTKRIHQCSECEKSFASPSKLQRHYLIHAGAKPFECPVCNKTFRQAAHLKVHQRVHSKWFDGTNSCEQTELETVDSANSEDQTHNVHQAPLCEDSPKVTSQYSVNKVHASGKSEKSPQIDFVSLPENPNEVWCDSSPSELFKCSACCSFFVTEKMLQEHSCTSNNQVKEKNANRNLYQCAICFKSFDSPSKLKRHYLIHTGQRPFQCSVCNKTFTQPCHLKTHQLTHFK; encoded by the coding sequence atgaacagtggCTTGGAGACTTTCCACAcaaatgcacagcagtgtacttCCACCTCAAGTGAACCATTTACAGACTTTGCATTTGACAACGGCATTAAAACAGAAGGGGAGCACCGGGACACACAAAACGTTAAAAGGAGTAAAATGATGCATCAGTGCACTGTTTGTTTGAAGTTGTTTAAATTTGCATCAAAACTTGAACGCCATTATCTCATCCACACTGGGCAAAAACCtttcacatgttttgtttgtGGTCGAGCGTTTAGACAacccatacatttaaaaaagcatcaaGAGACTCATACAAAAGATAAAGATAATATTCAGCATGTGGAATTCATGAATGGGAATGAATCAATCGATCCCCTCCATTGCCAAACTAATAATGAAGATTATGAGTCCAATGTTACACATGGCAACCCTTTGCACTTATTTCCTAATGTCCAGGAACTAGACCAAAGGCAGTCAGAACAGCTTGAAGTTAATAGTAATATAATCCCTAATGATCTGCATGGAGTTAATTGGAGTAGCTCCAATGGTATTGACACTTCTGATTGGTCAGAATTGGAGAGACAGGCTACACTGAAACAAATACTTCAGGAGCATCAGTTTAACTCTTCTAGCGAAAGGAAAATAGTCAGTCATAACAGGAGAGTTCATCAGTGCACAGTTTGCCAAAAATGCTTCAATTCTCCTTATAAACTTCAAAGACATTTCCTTATTCATACAGGACAGAAACCTTTTCAGTGTTCCGATTGTGGCAAGAGTTTCAGACAGTTAGTGCATTTAAAACTCCATAAACGTACCCATGAAGAACCAAGCACTTCAATGCATTCCTTTGAAaatgtggaatttggaaatcgGAACATCTCTACTAACTGCCAGCAACATCCCAATGATAGTAAGTCCAATGAGTTTGAGGATAATTCTGGTATGTCTCTACAGTCTTACAAACTTCAAGACCAGGAGTTCAGTACTTCAGAGATACCTGGAATCAGTGACAGTGCTTTTTCAGATTCTTATCATGTAGAAGGATGTGCATTCAGTAGCAGTACAAATTTAGAATACAAgttgactgagaaatgtcttgaaacagaaaataaatctgcacacAGGTCTCCCAAAGGCAGACTGAATATGAAACAtcagtgcacagtgtgtttgaaaTGCTTTAATTCCCCTTCCAAACTGAGTAGGCATTCTCTTATTCATACTGATCAGAGACCTTTTAATTGTCAGGAATGTGGGAAGACCTTTAGGCAGCTTGCACATCTAAAAGTTCATAAAGAGACTCACAGAAACAATAGCACCATTGGACATTCTTTTCAACAGGGTGTGGTTTTGGATTCAGATAAAATTGATAACCAGGAGCAAAGTCATGATGAACATCAGCCCTCGGTCTGTGAGGTCAATCCGGCCATCTCTTCGCAGCCATATAACCCTCTAGAGCACATACCTAAGTGCATATATATTCCTTCTAAAGTGGAATATTCAATGCACCAACGAACCCCTAACAGTTCATCCACCAATGTAGACAGTTTAACAGAGTCTGCACTTGCATACAAGTTTAAAACCGAAAGGGACCACGTAGGTGATGATTGCATTCATGCAAGGTTAAATTCTGCAAGCAAAAATGAAAGGCATAACTGCTCTGTATGCTTTGAGTCTTTTAAATTTGCTTCAGAACTTGAACGTCACTCTCTAACCCACGCAGGACTGAAACCTTTCAAAGGTCCTGAGTGTGGTATTATATTCAGGAAGGCAGCTCTTTTGAAAAATCAAGTGAAGCACACAGAACTGGGTGATTTCAAATACACTTTTCAGAAAGAAGAATTTGAGAATGAAGGTGATTATATTGATTCAACACAAAACCAAGATTTAAAAAGCCCAGCTAAACCTGATATCGAATGCCAAGAAAAACAACCAGACTTGCTTCCTGAAAGACCTTCACAGTCTTACAGTCTTGAAGAGCATGAATTGGAGAAGATAGATGAACTTCAACTTAACATTATCataaaaccagaagacccagGTGATTGTTGGCAAGCTAATAATACTGATGATGTTATGGAAGCCACAACATCTGAACAATGCTTAACATCAAAACCTATTCAACAAAAACTTTTGTTCAGCCCATCTtctgaaaagcaaagcaataAAATTAGGAGTAAAGTTTATCGGTGCATTGTGTGCTTGAAATGCTTTGCCTCTCCTTACAAGCTTCAAAGACATTTTCTAATTCATACAGGACAGagaccttttaattgttttgtttgtggcaAGACGTTCAAGCAGCTGGACCATTTAAAACTACATCAACGGACCCATGCAAGAATGGAAACTTTACAGTTAGAGGAGTTGAAGAGTGGCAGTGACTATCTAGCTCATCAACAAAACAGTAGAGAAAGTAACTGTCTGGAGTCTGTTGTTAGATCTGTCCTCTCTTTTCAAGTGTGTGACGAGGATAAACCTGGACAATCTTCTGTCCGCACTGCTTCTGAGTTAGATGAACACAGACGTATGAATGGTTTCCGCACAGATGAAGCACTGGAATGCTCTGAAGCTAAGAGTTATTTTTCAGCAGAACAGATGTCTCAAGAAGATCTGCTTGGCACTCAGACAGTTAAAAAGCATAGACTGCACCCATGCTCcatgtgtttgaaatgttttgattGTCCTTCCAAACTTCAGAGACATTATCTTACTCATACTGGGCAGAAACCATTTCGCTGCTTTGCTTGCGGTAAGGAATTTAGGCAGGCAATCCACTTAAAAGTGCATCAGCGTACACATAGCAAATGGAGAACTTTTAAAAGTTCCTTTCAGCAGCAGAAGTTTTTTAATGCAAGCAGCGTAAACGGCAGTGAACTGAACCACAGTAACCACAAATCTTCTCAAGGAGGATTCTGCCCTGATACAGTTTCAAAATCTGGAGCTCTTCAAGACCATAATTTAAAGCAATTGGAAAAATTAACTGAGCTGGACAACTTCTTTGAAATTGAAGACGATGCTCAAAGTAACAGAAGAGTCTATCAGTGctctaaatgtttaaaatgctttagTGCCCCATCGCAACTGGAGAGACATTACTTGATCCATACTGGGCAGAGACCTTTTGAGTGCCACATATGTCAGAGGGCATTTAGGCAGTCGTCACATTTAAAAGCCCATTACAGCACTCACAAAGCATTGAATTTAACCCAAGACCAAAACCACACAGAGAACAAAATGTCTGTGGATGAGGGTGTGTCTGACATTGTGTCTGAGGCTTATATCCCTCAAGACCTAAAAGTAAACCAATTAGAGCAGCTCACTGAAGCCATCGTCTCCTTAGAGTCTGACAGAGTTCAAACAAATGTCTCAAGTGAAAGTGCAACCATTGTATCCACAGACAAAAAGAACAGCTCCGCAGAACAAGATTCCTCCCAACACTGCTCCAGTGGAGATGGAAAAACCGTTAAGAGACGTATCCATCGgtgctgtgtgtgtctgaaaAGCTTTAATTGCCCTTCCAAACTTCAGAGGCATTATCTTTCGCATACTGGGCAGAAACCATTTGAATGCTATGATTGTGGTAGGAaatttagacagctaacacatctAAAAAGACATCAGCTAAGCCACACCAGTAGAAGAACTTTGAAAAGTTCTTTACAGCAAAGGCAGCTTTGGAATGCAAGCAGAGTTAACAGCCAAGCAATTAATCAAAATGAACACGATTCTCAGGGTGATATTATATCCCCGCCTGGTGCCCTTCAAGACCACAATCTAAAGCAATCTGAAATTACTGTCTCCTTAAAGTCTGATGAACCAAAGATAGAAGAATTTGTTCTCAGTGGTACCAGCAAGACTAGCTTTGGGAACGAACAAAGGCCTATTGCCCACACTCCTGATAATCAAGAGCATGTTCAGAGTAGTAAAAGGGTTTATCAGTGCTCTAAATGTTTAAAGTGCTTTGATGCCCCATCTCAACTAGAACGACACTATCTGACTCACACTGGGCAAAGACCTTTTCAATGTTATATTTGTTCTAAGGCGTTTAGGCAgttatcacatttaaaaacacatcaaCGCACCCACAGTGATGTAAAGCTGGAGCAGAGCTTGTCTCGGTGTGAGGGAGCTGACACTGCTTCCCAATTATGTATCCCTGAAGAGCAAAACCAGAACCAAACAGAGCAAGTATCAGAAATCCGTGTTCCTTTCGAGTTACGGGATTGTTGTTCCAGTACCAATGAAATCTCAGAATATGGCAGAGATAGCGAATGTCTTCCAGCAGAGCAGGCGCTTTACATGCATCGGTCCAACTCGCATGCAGGAGAAAACAAACCCAGCAAACGAAAAGTACATCAATGTTCTCTGTGTCCCAAGAGCTTCAATTCCCCTTCTAAACTGGAAAGGCATTTTCTTATTCATACTGGCCTGAAACccttcaaatgttatttatgtgCTAAGTCATTTAGGCAGCTTTGTCATTTACAGAATCATCAGCACACCCATACTGAATGGAAATTCTGTTCTATTCAGCAAATTGATTTTGAGAACAAGCATTCCAACAACCGGAAGCATCAGTCAGAAGTGAAACCATCCTCTGGACAGATGAATTCTGATGCCCTTGTGTATTCAACCGCCTCCCTTCAAACGGAAGAACCAAAAGCATCAGAGCAGCAAAAATCAGTTTCAGAGCCAGTTGAACTGGATACAAATCAGTCATCACAATGGAACGACACTTTTGATGAGAAAGGTGTATTATTGAATCAGACTGTCGAAGACAATCTCGCCACAACGactaaaagcatagaaaatgtcCAAAAGACCAAGAGGATTCACCAGTGCTCTGAGTGTGAGAAAAGTTTTGCTTCCCCTTCCAAGCTTCAAAGACATTACTTAATCCATGCTGGGGCAAAGCCTTTTGAGTGCCCTGTGTGCAACAAGACATTTAGACAGGCTGCACATTTAAAAGTCCATCAGAGAGTTCATTCAAAATGGTTTGATGGCACAAATTCCTGTGAACAAACAGAGCTTGAGACTGTGGATTCTGCTAACAGTGAGGATCAGACACATAATGTGCACCAGGCACCTCTATGTGAGGACAGTCCCAAAGTCACTTCACAGTATTCTGTGAACAAGGTGCATGCATCAGGGAAATCGGAGAAATCACcacaaattgattttgtttcccTTCCTGAAAACCCAAATGAAGTCTGGTGCGACTCTAGTCCGAGTGAACTATTTAAATGTTCAGCATGCTGCAGTTTTTTTGTAACAGAAAAGATGCTACAAGAACACTCGTGCACATCTAATAatcaagtaaaagaaaaaaatgctaacAGAAACCTTTATCAGTGTGCTATATGTTTCAAAAGTTTTGATTCCCCTTCAAAGCTTAAAAGACATTATCTCATTCATACTGGACAGAGGCCCTTTCAATGTTCTGTGTGTAACAAGACGTTTACACAGCCATGTCATTTAAAAACTCATCAACTAACTCATTTCAAGTAA